A genomic window from Streptomyces sp. NBC_01429 includes:
- a CDS encoding polysaccharide deacetylase family protein: MYHAVARRPAPSAYALSVSPEAFADQMELLHGSGFTPVTTARLAAAWRAGEPLPRRPVLITFDDGYEGVHRYALPVLASYSFAATLFVSTGWLRGPYDVGGAPDTMLDWDQVRELARAGAEIGGHSHTHPQLDQLDGARLGFEAGRCREILAAELGAAPASFAYPYGYSSRRVRRAVRAAGFAQALAVGNARACRCQGPYALERLTVRRATGIEEFARLVEGRRLGLGVARDRALTKGYAVVRRVRRTATVARTAITATTGRG; encoded by the coding sequence ATGTACCACGCCGTCGCACGGCGGCCCGCGCCCTCGGCGTACGCCCTGTCCGTCTCGCCCGAGGCGTTCGCCGACCAGATGGAGCTGCTCCACGGGAGCGGGTTCACCCCGGTCACCACGGCGCGGCTGGCCGCCGCGTGGCGCGCCGGAGAGCCGCTGCCGCGGCGGCCCGTACTGATCACGTTCGACGACGGGTACGAGGGCGTGCACCGGTACGCGCTGCCGGTGCTCGCCTCGTACTCCTTCGCCGCCACGCTGTTCGTCTCGACGGGATGGCTGCGCGGGCCGTACGACGTAGGCGGCGCGCCGGACACCATGCTCGACTGGGACCAGGTCCGCGAACTGGCCCGCGCGGGTGCCGAGATCGGCGGCCACAGCCACACCCATCCGCAGCTGGACCAGCTCGACGGCGCGCGGCTCGGGTTCGAGGCCGGGCGCTGCCGGGAGATCCTCGCCGCCGAACTGGGCGCGGCGCCCGCCTCCTTCGCCTACCCGTACGGCTACTCCAGCCGCCGCGTGCGCCGGGCGGTGCGCGCGGCCGGGTTCGCCCAGGCGCTGGCCGTGGGCAACGCGCGGGCCTGCCGCTGCCAGGGCCCGTACGCGCTGGAGCGGCTGACGGTACGGCGCGCCACCGGGATCGAGGAGTTCGCGCGGCTGGTCGAGGGCCGCCGCCTCGGCCTCGGCGTCGCCCGGGACCGGGCGCTGACCAAGGGGTACGCGGTGGTGCGCCGCGTCCGCCGGACGGCGACGGTGGCGCGGACGGCCATCACGGCGACGACGGGACGGGGGTGA
- a CDS encoding lytic polysaccharide monooxygenase auxiliary activity family 9 protein, protein MTPRRTAIGIVTLGLAPLALAGLAATPAAAHGSMTDPVSRVAACFAEGPESPQSAACKAAVAASGTQAFYDWNEVNIADAAGNHRQIIPDGKLCSAGRDKYKGLDLARGDWPSSAMTSGNRTFRYKATAPHKGSFELYVTKDGYDPATPLKWSDLEEKPFLTVADPKLEDGAYVFNGVVPNKSGRHLIYSVWQRSDSPEAFYTCSDVVFGQDNGGAGGAAPAASAPTDQKIEDGTDKSTVDHNGHGGDGKAAGTDTAQAPAKAEAGTEAAGTPADTATDPGTTAPNAPEAKAAGTPVARGDEQPAAAQENLAETGGSGTTPYLAVGGAAALALGAAVMFGTARRKAVATPGGRRGR, encoded by the coding sequence ATGACCCCTCGTCGTACGGCCATCGGGATCGTCACCCTCGGCCTCGCCCCGCTCGCGCTGGCCGGGCTCGCCGCCACGCCCGCCGCCGCCCACGGGTCGATGACGGATCCGGTCAGCCGGGTCGCCGCGTGCTTCGCGGAGGGACCGGAGAGCCCGCAGTCGGCGGCGTGCAAGGCGGCGGTCGCGGCCAGCGGTACGCAGGCGTTCTACGACTGGAACGAGGTCAACATCGCGGATGCCGCCGGGAACCACCGGCAGATCATCCCCGACGGCAAGCTGTGCAGCGCGGGCCGGGACAAGTACAAGGGGCTCGATCTGGCGCGCGGCGACTGGCCGTCGTCCGCCATGACCTCGGGCAACCGCACCTTCCGCTACAAGGCCACCGCGCCGCACAAGGGTTCCTTCGAGCTGTACGTGACCAAGGACGGCTACGACCCGGCCACCCCGCTGAAGTGGTCCGACCTGGAGGAGAAGCCCTTCCTCACGGTCGCGGACCCGAAGCTGGAGGACGGCGCCTACGTCTTCAACGGCGTCGTCCCGAACAAGTCGGGCCGCCATCTCATCTACTCCGTCTGGCAGCGCTCGGACAGCCCGGAAGCCTTCTACACCTGCTCCGACGTGGTCTTCGGGCAGGACAACGGCGGCGCGGGCGGCGCCGCGCCGGCCGCCTCGGCGCCCACCGACCAGAAGATCGAGGACGGTACGGACAAGTCCACCGTCGATCACAACGGCCATGGCGGGGACGGGAAGGCGGCCGGTACGGATACGGCGCAGGCCCCCGCGAAGGCCGAGGCGGGGACCGAGGCCGCGGGCACCCCGGCGGACACCGCCACCGACCCCGGCACCACCGCCCCCAACGCCCCCGAGGCCAAGGCCGCCGGCACCCCGGTGGCGCGGGGGGATGAGCAGCCCGCCGCCGCTCAGGAGAACCTCGCCGAGACCGGTGGCAGCGGCACCACCCCCTACCTCGCCGTCGGCGGGGCGGCGGCCCTCGCCCTGGGCGCGGCCGTGATGTTCGGTACGGCGCGTCGCAAGGCCGTCGCCACGCCCGGCGGGCGCCGCGGCCGCTGA
- a CDS encoding glycosyltransferase family 2 protein, whose protein sequence is MSAFLRPALPGEDPLSVPSPGDTEGSGRTAGRPHGLPDGRPRYYRPVSSHLAIAPPVSVVIPAMNEAENLPYVFRTLPGWIHEVVLVDGDSTDDTIRVARELWPDVKVVEQRGKGKGDALISGFAACTGDIIVMIDADGSADGREIISYVSALVSGADFAKGSRFANGGGTDDMTAIRKLGNRVLCAAVNAKFGARYTDLCYGYNAFWRHCLDAITLDCTGFEVETLMNIRVVKAGLKVQEIPSHEYDRIHGVSNLRAVRDGLRVLRVILRERGVPRSTRRRPTALRISVPRGEAS, encoded by the coding sequence ATGAGCGCTTTTCTGCGCCCGGCCTTACCGGGCGAGGATCCACTGTCCGTCCCGTCACCCGGTGATACGGAGGGTTCAGGCCGCACAGCGGGCCGGCCGCACGGTCTGCCGGACGGCAGGCCGCGGTATTACCGGCCCGTCTCCTCACACCTCGCGATCGCGCCGCCCGTCAGCGTCGTGATCCCGGCGATGAACGAGGCGGAGAACCTTCCGTACGTCTTCAGGACACTGCCGGGATGGATCCATGAAGTCGTCCTGGTGGACGGCGATTCGACCGACGACACGATCCGGGTCGCGCGGGAGCTGTGGCCGGACGTCAAGGTCGTCGAGCAGCGCGGCAAGGGCAAGGGCGACGCGCTGATCAGCGGATTCGCCGCGTGCACCGGCGACATCATCGTGATGATCGACGCGGACGGGTCGGCCGACGGCCGGGAGATCATCTCCTATGTGTCGGCCCTGGTCTCCGGCGCCGACTTCGCCAAGGGCTCGCGCTTCGCCAACGGCGGCGGTACGGACGACATGACGGCGATACGCAAGCTCGGCAACCGGGTCCTGTGCGCCGCCGTCAACGCCAAGTTCGGCGCCAGGTACACGGATCTGTGCTACGGCTACAACGCGTTCTGGCGCCACTGCCTGGACGCGATCACCCTGGACTGCACCGGCTTCGAGGTGGAGACCCTGATGAACATCCGGGTCGTCAAGGCGGGGCTGAAGGTGCAGGAGATTCCGAGTCACGAGTACGACCGGATCCACGGAGTCAGCAATCTGAGAGCCGTCAGAGACGGCCTCCGGGTCCTCAGAGTGATCCTGCGCGAACGGGGCGTCCCCCGCTCGACCCGGCGCCGTCCCACCGCGCTGAGGATCAGTGTCCCCCGGGGCGAGGCGTCATGA
- a CDS encoding GntR family transcriptional regulator: protein MTFKIVIDPAAVTAPYEQLRTQISAKARSGALPVGYKLPTVRGLAEELGLAANTVAKAYRALETDGVIETRGRNGTFVAAAGEAADREAAAAARTYAERARRLGLGRAAALAAAEEAVRAVYAK, encoded by the coding sequence GTGACCTTCAAGATCGTGATCGACCCGGCCGCCGTGACCGCCCCGTACGAGCAGCTGCGCACCCAGATCTCCGCGAAGGCCCGCTCCGGCGCGCTGCCCGTGGGATACAAACTGCCCACCGTGCGGGGGCTCGCCGAGGAGCTGGGGCTGGCCGCCAATACGGTCGCCAAGGCATACCGCGCGCTGGAGACCGATGGAGTGATCGAGACCCGCGGCAGGAACGGTACGTTCGTGGCCGCCGCCGGTGAGGCCGCCGACCGGGAGGCGGCCGCCGCCGCGCGGACCTACGCCGAGCGCGCGCGACGGCTGGGGCTCGGCCGCGCCGCCGCGCTGGCTGCGGCGGAGGAAGCCGTACGGGCCGTCTACGCGAAGTGA
- a CDS encoding putative protein N(5)-glutamine methyltransferase has product MSLPSSPSVPAAPSAPPLLPPEATAAVVARLRAAGCVFAEDEARLLISAAPTAARLDALVERRAGGLPLEHVLGWAEFRGLRMAVDPGVFVPRRRTEFLVDRAVLLARPGAVVVDLCCGSGALGAALAATLDGIELHATDIDPAAVRCARRNVGPVGGRVYEGDLYDPLPAALRGRVDVLLANVPYVPTEEIGLLPPEARIHEARVALDGGADGLDVLRRVSAGARRWLAPGGCLLFETSERQTPSAVETVARDGLVPHVARAEELYATVVVASSPAAPGADDVR; this is encoded by the coding sequence ATGTCACTCCCTTCCTCCCCCTCCGTTCCCGCTGCTCCCTCCGCGCCTCCGCTCCTCCCGCCGGAGGCCACGGCCGCCGTCGTCGCCAGGCTCCGCGCCGCCGGGTGCGTCTTCGCCGAGGACGAGGCACGCCTGCTGATCTCCGCGGCCCCGACGGCGGCCCGCCTCGACGCCCTGGTGGAGCGCCGCGCCGGGGGACTGCCCCTCGAACACGTCCTGGGCTGGGCGGAGTTCCGTGGACTGCGGATGGCCGTGGACCCCGGCGTCTTCGTTCCCCGCCGCCGTACGGAGTTCCTCGTCGACCGGGCGGTCCTCCTCGCCCGGCCCGGCGCCGTCGTCGTGGACCTGTGCTGCGGCTCCGGCGCGCTGGGCGCGGCGCTGGCCGCCACCCTGGACGGGATCGAGCTGCACGCCACCGACATCGACCCCGCCGCCGTGCGCTGCGCCCGGCGCAACGTCGGCCCGGTGGGCGGCCGGGTCTACGAGGGCGACCTGTACGACCCGCTGCCCGCCGCGCTGCGGGGCCGCGTGGACGTCCTGCTCGCCAACGTCCCGTACGTGCCCACCGAGGAGATCGGCCTGCTCCCTCCGGAGGCCCGCATCCACGAGGCCCGGGTCGCCCTGGACGGCGGCGCCGACGGCCTCGACGTCCTGCGCCGCGTGAGCGCCGGCGCGCGCCGGTGGCTGGCGCCGGGCGGCTGTCTGCTCTTCGAGACGAGCGAGCGCCAGACCCCGTCGGCGGTGGAGACGGTCGCCCGCGACGGACTCGTCCCGCACGTGGCCCGCGCGGAGGAGCTGTACGCCACGGTGGTCGTCGCGAGCAGCCCGGCCGCTCCCGGTGCCGACGACGTCCGTTGA
- a CDS encoding glycosyltransferase family 2 protein, whose protein sequence is MVICVYTEERREDIRAAVDSVRRQSLPALETLLVVDHNPALLERLVQEYEGDAARGEVRVLANAGPRGLSAGRNTGIAVARGEFVAFLDDDAVAEPDWLRRFDEAYADDPRVLAVGGRTLPAWASGGRPAWFPEEFDWVVGCTYRGLPEGLVRVRNVLGGNASFRRTAFDTAGGFATGIGRDGDRRPLGCEETELCIRLTDAVPDAVLLIDDRAVIHHRVPASRERFGYFRTRAYAEGLSKALVTSSVGADKGLASERRYTTRVLPAGVARALRDGVRGRPGGFARAGAIVVGVTTTAAGYLVGRLRARGGGAAFSSGPIEQPGARGLGEHDGSARTPRGAAA, encoded by the coding sequence GTGGTGATCTGCGTCTATACGGAGGAACGCCGGGAGGACATCCGCGCGGCCGTCGACTCCGTACGGCGGCAGTCGCTGCCCGCCCTGGAGACACTGCTCGTCGTCGACCACAACCCGGCGCTGCTGGAGCGGCTCGTCCAGGAGTACGAGGGCGACGCGGCGCGCGGGGAGGTGCGGGTCCTGGCCAACGCGGGGCCGCGCGGGCTCTCGGCGGGCCGCAACACCGGCATCGCCGTCGCGCGCGGCGAATTCGTGGCGTTCCTGGACGACGACGCCGTGGCCGAGCCGGACTGGCTGCGCCGCTTCGACGAGGCGTACGCCGACGACCCCCGCGTGCTGGCCGTCGGCGGCCGGACCCTGCCCGCGTGGGCGTCGGGCGGCAGGCCCGCCTGGTTCCCCGAGGAGTTCGACTGGGTCGTCGGCTGCACCTACCGGGGGCTGCCCGAGGGGCTGGTACGGGTGCGCAACGTACTCGGCGGGAACGCCTCCTTCCGGCGGACGGCCTTCGACACCGCAGGGGGGTTCGCGACCGGCATCGGGCGGGACGGCGACAGGCGCCCGCTGGGCTGCGAGGAGACGGAGCTGTGCATCCGGCTCACCGACGCCGTCCCCGACGCGGTGCTCCTGATCGACGACCGCGCGGTCATCCACCACCGGGTCCCGGCGTCCCGCGAGCGGTTCGGCTACTTCCGTACCCGGGCGTACGCGGAAGGGCTGTCCAAGGCGCTGGTCACCAGCAGCGTGGGAGCGGACAAGGGGCTCGCGTCCGAGCGCCGTTACACCACCCGCGTACTCCCCGCCGGGGTCGCGCGCGCCCTGCGCGACGGGGTACGGGGACGGCCGGGCGGATTCGCCCGCGCCGGGGCGATCGTGGTGGGGGTGACCACGACGGCGGCCGGCTATCTGGTGGGCCGTCTGCGCGCCCGGGGCGGGGGCGCGGCCTTCTCCTCGGGACCGATCGAACAGCCCGGCGCGCGGGGGCTCGGGGAGCACGACGGCAGCGCCCGCACGCCCCGGGGAGCCGCCGCGTGA
- a CDS encoding methyltransferase domain-containing protein has translation MTTNDWDALAGTFDQEPDHGLRDPVVRAAWAGRMAGWLPGEPGRVLDLGCGTGSLALLAAEAGHRVTAVDRSPRMAALARAELAGTDAEVLVGDATGPPVARGAFDVVLARHVLWALPDPEAALRRWASLLRPGGRLVLIEGVWSGAGLPAARLTAALGPLAERVHHETLSADPALWGRAVDDERYALVARLAPAPRHTEVVDVHLILRRGAEVLLARRAGTGYADGLLNAPSGHVESGEDVRAAMIREASEEIGISLAPGDLRVALVMQHRGPAGAPRIGWFFEAEYGAGGEPVNREPHKCSGLSWHPLAALPDDMVAYCRAGLDAYGAGERFVIHWHEDGDPIAHRPAGPDRAVPLPATDRGP, from the coding sequence ATGACCACGAACGACTGGGACGCCCTCGCCGGCACCTTCGACCAGGAGCCCGACCACGGCCTGCGGGACCCCGTGGTCAGGGCGGCCTGGGCCGGGCGGATGGCGGGGTGGCTGCCGGGCGAGCCGGGGCGGGTGCTGGACCTCGGGTGCGGTACGGGGAGCCTCGCGCTGCTCGCGGCCGAGGCGGGACACCGGGTGACGGCGGTCGACCGGTCGCCGCGCATGGCCGCGCTGGCCCGCGCCGAGCTGGCGGGGACGGACGCCGAGGTGCTCGTCGGGGACGCGACCGGGCCGCCCGTGGCGCGCGGGGCGTTCGATGTGGTGCTGGCCCGGCACGTGCTGTGGGCGCTGCCCGATCCCGAAGCGGCCCTGCGCCGTTGGGCGTCGCTGTTGCGGCCCGGCGGGCGGCTGGTGCTGATCGAAGGTGTCTGGTCCGGCGCCGGCCTGCCCGCCGCCCGGCTCACCGCCGCGCTCGGCCCGCTCGCCGAACGCGTCCATCACGAGACGCTCTCGGCGGACCCCGCGCTCTGGGGCCGCGCCGTCGACGACGAGAGATACGCGCTGGTCGCCCGGCTCGCCCCGGCCCCGCGCCACACCGAGGTCGTCGACGTCCATCTGATCCTGCGCCGGGGCGCCGAGGTGCTGCTCGCCCGCCGCGCGGGCACGGGATACGCGGACGGCCTGCTCAACGCCCCTTCCGGGCACGTGGAGTCGGGCGAGGACGTGCGGGCGGCCATGATCAGGGAGGCGTCCGAGGAGATCGGGATCTCGCTCGCCCCGGGCGACCTGCGCGTCGCGCTCGTCATGCAGCACCGGGGACCGGCCGGGGCACCCAGGATCGGCTGGTTCTTCGAGGCGGAGTACGGCGCGGGCGGCGAGCCCGTCAACCGCGAGCCCCACAAGTGCTCCGGGCTGTCCTGGCATCCGCTCGCCGCCCTCCCGGACGACATGGTCGCCTACTGCCGCGCCGGCCTCGACGCGTACGGAGCGGGCGAACGGTTCGTCATCCACTGGCACGAGGACGGCGATCCGATCGCCCACCGCCCGGCCGGGCCCGACCGGGCCGTCCCCCTTCCGGCCACGGACCGCGGACCCTGA
- a CDS encoding DUF5925 domain-containing protein, giving the protein MSAKPQDALPIRLTVDDSDSPSDVVDALFLGRFATGEQPYSHSSTIDRVKPGSTLLPPDASVLRRARDDDRSATLAEGEGWTLLVSRWNRGADVTVTAVTAELAEEIHRQATDGARDNPEPQPENVSMGFWYVSPRRGPHRTARQIAAGAWDEVRPNYTAPVADALDRLMKVTPDDISGRLLLLHGPPGTGKTSALRTLARSWREWCQVDCVLDPERLFNDVGYLMDIAIGEDDGTAKGRWRLLLLEDCDELIRGEARHTAGQALSRLLNLTDGLLGQGRNVLVGVTTNEDLERLHPAVVRPGRCLARIEVGSLTRAEAVSWLSGQDGGRDGDGDRDGGPGRGGDWEAAVGREGATLAELYALRRGTGPASVPAQHANRDAGLYL; this is encoded by the coding sequence ATGTCTGCCAAGCCACAGGACGCCCTGCCGATCCGGCTCACCGTCGATGACAGCGACTCCCCGTCGGACGTGGTCGACGCGCTGTTCCTCGGCCGCTTCGCGACGGGCGAGCAGCCGTACTCCCACAGCTCCACCATCGACCGGGTCAAGCCCGGCTCGACCCTGCTGCCGCCGGACGCCTCGGTGCTGCGCCGCGCCCGCGACGACGACCGCAGCGCGACCCTCGCGGAGGGCGAGGGCTGGACCCTGCTGGTGTCCCGCTGGAACCGGGGCGCCGATGTGACGGTGACGGCCGTCACCGCCGAACTCGCCGAGGAGATCCACCGGCAGGCAACCGACGGCGCCCGGGACAATCCGGAACCGCAGCCGGAGAACGTGTCCATGGGCTTCTGGTACGTCTCCCCGAGGCGCGGCCCGCACCGCACCGCGCGGCAGATCGCGGCCGGTGCCTGGGACGAGGTCAGGCCCAACTACACGGCGCCGGTGGCCGACGCGCTGGACCGGCTGATGAAGGTGACCCCGGACGACATCTCGGGCCGGCTGCTGTTGCTGCACGGGCCGCCCGGCACGGGAAAGACCTCCGCGCTGCGCACCCTGGCCCGGTCCTGGCGGGAGTGGTGCCAGGTCGACTGCGTACTGGACCCGGAGCGCCTCTTCAACGACGTCGGCTATCTGATGGACATCGCGATCGGCGAGGACGACGGCACGGCCAAGGGCCGCTGGCGGCTGCTGCTCCTGGAGGACTGCGACGAACTGATCCGCGGCGAGGCCAGGCACACGGCGGGGCAGGCGCTGTCGCGGCTGCTGAATCTCACCGACGGGCTGCTCGGTCAGGGCAGGAACGTGCTGGTGGGGGTGACGACCAACGAGGACCTGGAGCGGCTGCACCCGGCGGTGGTGCGGCCGGGGCGCTGTCTGGCCAGGATCGAGGTGGGGTCGCTGACCCGCGCGGAGGCGGTGTCCTGGCTGAGCGGGCAGGACGGCGGCCGGGACGGGGACGGGGACAGGGACGGCGGTCCCGGACGCGGCGGCGACTGGGAAGCGGCCGTCGGCCGTGAGGGCGCGACGCTGGCGGAGCTGTACGCGCTGCGCCGGGGGACGGGCCCGGCCTCGGTCCCGGCCCAGCACGCCAACAGGGACGCGGGACTGTATCTGTGA
- a CDS encoding type ISP restriction/modification enzyme: MDGAGADTPSLGDLMPWSAAPLRLGRPWIMAPSPAALTARWDRLVRSEGAERDALFGPTRSRTQHSAVTALPGRATGTGRFVRESGPCPPPVRMGHGPFDEQWLIPDHRLIDAARPELWRVADAHQVFAVEQGYVPSGAGPALLVGAVLPDGHSPAGRPGRIRPLYRRPGGVEPNVAPGLTALLARRYGHEVTADALLAWAVATALPSPAGCVVPLTADAGVWSAGVELGRRMTGVQLRGARGGEKPRLPGGRRPYVRAAVPDRPEALGYDAEDAALLLGTGRVSPVSPAARDFTVGGVRILELWFEQRTAEAGPAWQREWTSELLELITVLTLLAEARPDQDALRARVDEGPLIGRRELREAGILPAPVAARRPASVLDHHEEGPEGQFALV, translated from the coding sequence ATGGACGGAGCGGGGGCGGACACCCCGTCGCTCGGCGATCTCATGCCCTGGTCGGCGGCGCCGCTGCGGCTCGGCAGGCCCTGGATCATGGCCCCGTCGCCCGCCGCCCTCACGGCGCGCTGGGACCGGCTCGTACGGTCGGAAGGCGCCGAGCGCGACGCGCTGTTCGGGCCGACCCGCTCCCGTACGCAGCACAGCGCGGTGACCGCGCTGCCGGGACGGGCCACCGGGACCGGGCGGTTCGTCCGCGAGTCGGGCCCCTGCCCGCCGCCGGTACGGATGGGGCACGGACCGTTCGACGAGCAGTGGCTGATCCCCGACCACCGGCTGATCGACGCGGCCCGCCCGGAGCTGTGGCGGGTCGCTGACGCGCACCAGGTCTTCGCCGTGGAGCAGGGGTACGTGCCGTCGGGCGCGGGACCCGCGCTGCTGGTCGGCGCCGTACTGCCGGACGGTCACTCGCCGGCGGGCCGGCCCGGCCGGATCAGGCCGCTCTACCGCCGGCCGGGCGGCGTGGAACCCAATGTCGCGCCGGGGCTGACCGCGCTGCTGGCGCGGCGGTACGGGCACGAGGTCACCGCCGACGCGCTGCTCGCCTGGGCCGTGGCCACCGCGCTCCCCTCCCCCGCCGGATGCGTGGTGCCACTGACCGCCGACGCCGGGGTCTGGTCCGCCGGGGTCGAGCTGGGGCGGCGGATGACCGGGGTCCAGCTGCGCGGGGCGCGCGGCGGCGAGAAGCCCCGGCTGCCCGGGGGCCGCCGCCCGTACGTGCGCGCCGCCGTCCCCGACCGTCCCGAGGCGCTCGGGTACGACGCGGAGGACGCGGCGCTCCTGCTCGGTACGGGCCGCGTCTCCCCCGTGTCTCCGGCGGCCCGCGACTTCACGGTGGGCGGCGTACGGATCCTGGAGCTGTGGTTCGAACAGCGGACGGCAGAGGCCGGGCCGGCCTGGCAGCGGGAGTGGACGTCGGAGCTGCTCGAACTGATCACCGTGCTGACCCTGCTCGCGGAGGCCCGGCCGGATCAGGACGCCCTGCGCGCACGCGTGGACGAGGGACCGCTGATCGGGCGGCGGGAGCTGCGGGAGGCGGGAATCCTCCCGGCCCCGGTGGCGGCGCGGCGGCCGGCCTCGGTGCTCGATCATCACGAGGAGGGGCCGGAGGGCCAGTTCGCACTGGTCTGA
- a CDS encoding esterase/lipase family protein: MLPWKRALGTLSALLLAATVTVTPAVAATASPTTASSTVAAAPSSGWNNYACKPSAAHPRPVVLVHGTLANSVDNWLGLAPYLVNRGYCVFSLDYGQLPGVPFFGGLGPVDASAAQLATYVDKVLAATGAAKADLVGHSQGGMMPRYYLKFLGGAPKVNALVGIAPSNRGTTLLGLTRLLPYFPGAADLLTDKTPALADQITGSALLTKLNEGGDTVPGVRYTVIATRYDEIVTPYRSQFLTGPDVRNVLIQDLCPLDLSEHATLGLIDRIAFHEVANALDPARATPTTCASVIG, from the coding sequence ATGCTGCCCTGGAAACGCGCGCTCGGCACGCTGAGCGCGCTGTTGCTGGCCGCCACCGTCACGGTCACCCCAGCCGTCGCCGCGACCGCCTCCCCCACCACCGCCTCCTCCACCGTCGCCGCCGCGCCCAGCAGCGGCTGGAACAACTACGCGTGCAAGCCCTCCGCCGCCCATCCCCGCCCCGTCGTGCTCGTCCACGGCACGCTCGCCAACTCCGTCGACAACTGGCTCGGACTCGCCCCGTACCTGGTGAACCGGGGCTACTGCGTCTTCTCCCTCGACTACGGCCAGCTCCCCGGCGTTCCGTTCTTCGGCGGCCTCGGCCCCGTCGACGCCTCGGCCGCCCAGCTCGCGACGTACGTGGACAAGGTGCTCGCGGCCACCGGCGCGGCGAAGGCCGATCTCGTCGGCCACTCCCAGGGCGGCATGATGCCGCGCTACTACCTGAAGTTCCTCGGCGGGGCGCCGAAGGTCAACGCGCTGGTCGGCATCGCCCCCAGCAACCGCGGCACCACCCTGCTCGGGCTGACCCGGCTGCTGCCGTACTTCCCCGGCGCGGCCGACCTGCTGACCGACAAGACCCCGGCGCTGGCCGACCAGATAACCGGATCCGCCCTGCTGACCAAGCTCAACGAGGGCGGTGACACGGTTCCCGGGGTGCGCTACACGGTCATCGCGACCCGGTACGACGAGATCGTCACCCCGTACCGCTCCCAGTTCCTGACCGGCCCCGACGTACGGAACGTGCTGATCCAGGACCTGTGCCCGCTCGACCTGTCCGAACACGCGACGCTCGGTCTGATCGACCGGATCGCCTTCCACGAGGTGGCCAACGCGCTGGACCCGGCGCGCGCCACGCCGACCACCTGTGCGTCGGTGATCGGCTGA
- a CDS encoding SGNH/GDSL hydrolase family protein, with translation MKLSRITVFSTSLLLGAVLALTGAASAQARESAAAVDYVALGDSYSSGVGSGSYDSASGDCKRTPKAYPALWAAAHSPATFAFTACAGARTGDVTAGQLTPLSSATDLVSITIGGNDAGFSDVMTTCVLNSQATCLSRIATARAYVDSTLPGNLDSVYTAIKAKAPSARVVVLGYPRFYKLGGSCLAGLSETVRAAINGASDYLNAATAKRAADHGFTFVDVVGAFTGHEICSSSAWLHSLNVLNIGESYHPTAAGQSGGYLPVFTSAA, from the coding sequence ATGAAACTGTCCAGAATCACAGTGTTCTCCACCTCGCTGCTCCTCGGCGCCGTCCTCGCTCTCACCGGAGCGGCCTCGGCCCAGGCGCGGGAATCGGCCGCCGCCGTCGACTATGTGGCGCTGGGTGATTCCTACTCCTCCGGCGTCGGATCCGGCAGTTACGACAGCGCGAGCGGTGACTGCAAACGCACCCCCAAGGCGTATCCGGCGCTCTGGGCGGCCGCGCATTCACCCGCGACGTTCGCGTTCACCGCGTGCGCGGGCGCTCGTACGGGTGATGTGACCGCCGGTCAGCTGACCCCGCTCAGCTCGGCCACGGACCTCGTCAGCATCACCATCGGAGGCAATGACGCGGGCTTCTCCGATGTCATGACGACCTGTGTCCTCAATTCGCAGGCCACCTGCCTCAGCCGGATCGCCACGGCGCGCGCCTACGTCGACTCGACCCTGCCCGGAAACCTCGACTCGGTGTACACGGCGATCAAGGCCAAGGCGCCCTCCGCCCGCGTCGTCGTCCTCGGCTATCCCCGCTTCTACAAGCTCGGCGGCAGCTGCCTCGCCGGACTGAGCGAGACGGTGCGCGCCGCGATCAACGGTGCCTCCGACTATCTGAACGCGGCGACCGCCAAGCGGGCCGCCGACCACGGCTTCACCTTCGTCGATGTTGTCGGGGCGTTCACCGGCCACGAGATCTGCTCGAGCTCCGCGTGGCTGCACAGCCTCAACGTGCTCAATATCGGAGAGTCCTACCACCCCACCGCCGCCGGCCAGTCCGGCGGCTATCTGCCGGTCTTCACCTCGGCGGCGTAG